From the genome of Candidatus Electrothrix communis, one region includes:
- a CDS encoding radical SAM protein: MSSNKPTLVFANSKGEIRDYEGLTMAGASGELFHCPDHAELIELPEGSELFVLPGRLPVGIEPDTGEPALLDADPYTGETDISAVAAFMAPAHTAVYTAAYQSQEKAPLLPLFAYTAVGWMDGKFWVAAFRSDQDNRQDIAGFNQNLINKRTEKKLRQHRDNRLIQHLGKCCLTYGCPAARNYFLGRWEAPLPSSPDCNASCVGCISLQPSGCCPSTQDRIRFAPTAREIAEIAIPHLKNAPRPVVSFGQGCEGEPLLQASTLEKSIHMIRQQTTKGTINLNTNASLPDAVEKLATAGLDSIRVSMNSARPDFHQRYYRPSGFSFKDVRRSIEVMKAAGKHVSLNYFILPGFTDDPEEYAALCELIASTAPDLIQLRNLNMDPEQYRKAVQHAPQNPPLGMLHWLESLKKQFPALKFGYFNPCLN; encoded by the coding sequence GTGAGCAGTAATAAACCGACGTTGGTTTTCGCCAACAGTAAAGGTGAAATAAGAGATTATGAAGGGCTGACCATGGCCGGTGCCAGTGGGGAGCTTTTTCACTGCCCGGATCATGCAGAGCTGATAGAGTTGCCCGAAGGCAGCGAACTCTTTGTCCTGCCGGGCCGACTTCCCGTCGGCATTGAACCGGATACCGGGGAACCGGCCCTTCTGGATGCTGATCCCTATACCGGGGAAACAGACATATCCGCTGTTGCCGCCTTTATGGCTCCGGCCCATACAGCTGTGTATACAGCTGCTTATCAGAGCCAAGAAAAAGCTCCGCTCCTTCCCCTGTTTGCCTACACAGCAGTAGGATGGATGGATGGAAAATTTTGGGTGGCCGCCTTTCGCAGCGATCAGGATAACCGCCAGGACATTGCTGGATTTAACCAGAATCTCATCAACAAACGGACTGAAAAAAAACTCAGGCAACACCGGGACAACCGCCTGATCCAGCATCTGGGTAAATGCTGCCTGACCTACGGCTGCCCGGCGGCCCGTAATTATTTCCTCGGGCGCTGGGAAGCACCATTGCCCAGTTCACCAGACTGTAATGCCTCCTGCGTGGGCTGCATCTCGCTCCAGCCTTCAGGCTGCTGCCCGTCCACCCAGGATCGGATCCGCTTTGCCCCGACAGCCCGTGAAATCGCTGAAATTGCGATCCCGCATCTGAAGAATGCTCCCCGCCCGGTGGTCAGCTTCGGTCAGGGCTGCGAGGGAGAACCGCTGCTTCAGGCATCAACCTTGGAAAAATCAATTCATATGATCCGCCAGCAGACCACGAAAGGCACGATCAACCTGAACACTAATGCCAGCCTGCCCGATGCGGTGGAAAAACTGGCTACAGCTGGCCTTGATTCCATCCGAGTCTCCATGAATTCGGCTCGCCCTGACTTTCATCAGCGTTATTATCGTCCATCAGGCTTTTCCTTCAAAGACGTTCGCCGTTCCATTGAGGTGATGAAAGCGGCAGGCAAGCATGTTTCCCTGAATTATTTCATCCTGCCCGGCTTTACCGATGATCCTGAGGAGTACGCTGCATTATGCGAGCTTATCGCCTCAACAGCACCTGATCTTATTCAGCTGCGTAATCTGAATATGGACCCGGAACAGTACAGAAAGGCTGTCCAGCACGCACCGCAGAATCCCCCCTTGGGTATGCTGCACTGGCTGGAGAGCTTAAAAAAGCAGTTCCCTGCGCTCAAATTCGGTTATTTCAACCCCTGCCTGAATTGA
- a CDS encoding tRNA-dihydrouridine synthase family protein — translation MKIKDLQLAPPLLLAPMAGLTHSALRTLLLQFGGVGLLSTEMLAASKLPVENKHLSPFLVRTEQEKPLSYQLLVRAADEVAPALEALHRLDADAVDINLGCPAPKVRRSGGGSSLMDAPELVREIIAQARRKTALPLTAKIRLGESFSEEKLQSFCQMLEGEGIDLLTVHARLRKEAFCRKPHWQWVAKVKEWVSIPVIANGSVLSVADAKKCLQVSNADGLMIGRGAAYTPWLFADIAREVYGIDIPKVEICLPAVYADFVVALLRFVQERRLGRMKEFTHYFAKNYFFGHTLACAVQGAGSVEQAWQRACAFFQRSDEQGVAEAEQRLAVVTALLMGRGIQQE, via the coding sequence ATGAAAATAAAAGATCTTCAGCTTGCCCCCCCCTTATTGCTGGCGCCCATGGCTGGCTTGACCCATTCCGCCCTGCGTACTCTTCTGCTCCAATTCGGAGGGGTGGGGCTGCTGTCCACAGAGATGCTTGCAGCTAGCAAGCTCCCTGTGGAAAATAAGCACCTCTCTCCTTTTCTTGTTCGAACAGAACAGGAAAAGCCGCTTTCTTACCAGCTCTTAGTGCGAGCAGCAGATGAGGTTGCTCCAGCCTTAGAGGCCCTACATCGTTTGGATGCCGATGCTGTTGATATCAATCTTGGTTGCCCGGCCCCGAAGGTACGTCGTTCCGGTGGCGGTAGCTCGTTGATGGATGCGCCGGAGCTTGTTCGTGAGATTATTGCCCAAGCCCGCAGGAAAACAGCATTGCCTCTGACAGCCAAGATCAGACTTGGTGAATCTTTTTCCGAAGAAAAATTACAGAGTTTTTGTCAGATGTTGGAAGGAGAGGGGATTGATCTGCTGACCGTGCATGCCCGCCTACGCAAGGAGGCCTTTTGTCGGAAACCCCATTGGCAATGGGTGGCCAAGGTCAAAGAATGGGTATCCATCCCGGTGATTGCTAACGGCTCTGTCCTTTCAGTGGCAGATGCGAAAAAATGCTTGCAGGTCAGCAATGCGGATGGGCTCATGATCGGTCGCGGGGCCGCCTATACGCCCTGGCTCTTTGCCGATATTGCCAGAGAGGTGTACGGTATTGATATCCCGAAGGTCGAGATCTGTTTGCCTGCGGTGTACGCTGATTTTGTTGTTGCTTTGCTCCGTTTTGTTCAGGAGCGGCGTCTCGGCAGGATGAAGGAGTTTACCCATTATTTTGCTAAGAATTATTTTTTTGGGCATACCTTGGCCTGTGCGGTCCAGGGCGCTGGCTCAGTTGAACAGGCGTGGCAGAGGGCCTGTGCTTTTTTTCAGCGGAGTGATGAGCAGGGGGTGGCGGAAGCCGAACAACGGCTGGCGGTGGTTACTGCGTTGTTGATGGGGCGAGGGATTCAACAAGAGTAG
- a CDS encoding transcriptional repressor, with protein MNTPESMIRLTTQRQILLEELSKVKSHPTACELYEMVRRRLPRIGLGTVYRNLELMADSGMILKLELGGAQKRFDATTDPHYHVRCSVCGKMDDITVDVQEKITDNAAKKTSYKILGHNVEFTGECPACQKAKATGKKTRKAGAAA; from the coding sequence ATGAATACACCGGAATCCATGATCCGCCTGACAACCCAACGTCAAATTTTGCTCGAAGAGCTCTCCAAGGTCAAAAGCCATCCAACGGCATGTGAACTCTATGAGATGGTACGAAGACGACTACCCAGAATCGGGTTAGGCACGGTGTACAGAAATCTTGAACTCATGGCTGATTCCGGCATGATCCTCAAGCTCGAACTCGGGGGAGCGCAAAAACGTTTTGACGCCACAACCGATCCCCATTATCATGTTCGGTGTTCTGTCTGCGGAAAAATGGATGATATCACTGTTGATGTACAGGAAAAAATCACAGATAATGCCGCCAAGAAGACTTCTTATAAAATCCTAGGGCATAATGTGGAATTCACCGGCGAGTGCCCTGCCTGTCAAAAAGCTAAGGCAACTGGAAAGAAGACAAGGAAGGCTGGCGCAGCAGCTTAA
- the tyrS gene encoding tyrosine--tRNA ligase — translation MKSVEEQIALIERGCAELLSREDLEKKLRKAIEKDEPLVIKAGFDPTAPDLHLGHTVLLQKLRQFQQLGHTVNFLIGDFTGLIGDPTGKSETRPPLTRDDIARNAETYKQQVFKILDPAKTTVVFNSAWLGELSSYEMVHLASELTVARMLERDDFKKRFEAHRPISIHEFFYPLIQGYDSVALKADVELGGTDQLFNLLMGREMQRSRGIPPQVVLTMPLLEGLDGVNKMSKSLDNYIGISESADNIFGKVLSMSDELMFRYYELLSDLTLEEIALLKQDMEQGRVHPKAVKVQLAKELVARFHDQDAAEAAEKNFEQVFKRHELPDEIPEKNIIVEGESIWLPKLLHEAGLVQSTSEGRRMVKQNAVSVNGDKIADVNAEIPTDAEVLLKVGKRRFCKASFSLDH, via the coding sequence ATGAAATCCGTTGAGGAACAAATTGCACTCATAGAACGTGGCTGTGCCGAGCTCCTTTCTCGGGAAGACCTGGAAAAAAAGCTCAGGAAGGCCATAGAAAAGGATGAACCGCTGGTTATCAAGGCGGGGTTTGATCCCACTGCTCCTGACCTTCATCTGGGGCATACCGTGCTGTTACAGAAGCTGCGCCAGTTCCAGCAGCTCGGGCATACCGTTAATTTTTTGATCGGTGATTTTACCGGCCTGATCGGGGACCCGACCGGTAAGTCGGAAACCAGGCCACCGCTGACCCGCGACGATATCGCCCGTAATGCCGAGACCTATAAGCAGCAGGTCTTTAAGATTTTGGATCCGGCAAAGACCACGGTGGTTTTTAACTCAGCATGGCTGGGTGAGCTTTCTTCGTACGAGATGGTTCATCTGGCTTCTGAGCTGACCGTGGCCCGTATGCTGGAACGGGATGATTTTAAAAAACGTTTTGAAGCACATCGCCCCATCTCCATTCACGAGTTTTTTTACCCGCTCATTCAGGGGTATGATTCTGTTGCCCTGAAGGCTGATGTGGAGCTGGGCGGGACTGATCAGCTGTTTAATCTGCTCATGGGTCGAGAAATGCAGCGTTCTCGCGGAATCCCGCCCCAGGTTGTCCTGACCATGCCTCTGCTGGAGGGCCTGGATGGGGTCAATAAGATGAGTAAATCGCTGGACAACTATATCGGCATTTCCGAATCAGCAGATAATATTTTTGGGAAGGTCCTTTCCATGAGCGATGAGCTCATGTTCCGGTATTATGAGTTGCTCAGTGATTTGACTCTGGAAGAGATTGCTCTGTTAAAGCAGGATATGGAACAGGGGAGAGTCCATCCCAAAGCGGTCAAGGTGCAGCTTGCTAAGGAGTTAGTGGCTCGCTTCCATGATCAGGATGCAGCGGAAGCAGCGGAAAAGAATTTTGAGCAGGTCTTTAAGCGCCACGAGCTCCCTGACGAGATCCCGGAAAAGAATATTATCGTGGAAGGCGAATCCATTTGGCTGCCCAAACTGCTGCATGAAGCCGGGCTGGTGCAATCAACCTCAGAGGGGCGGCGGATGGTCAAACAAAACGCTGTCTCTGTGAACGGTGATAAGATTGCAGATGTGAACGCAGAAATCCCCACAGACGCAGAGGTGCTCCTCAAGGTTGGCAAGCGTCGTTTCTGCAAGGCCTCCTTCTCTCTTGATCACTAA
- the rny gene encoding ribonuclease Y, whose amino-acid sequence MMMSGVAVLLFVLALIAGVAVGFVLRKKFVEGNQADIEGQGRLIVENAIQEAEQIKKERLLQVKEEIYQSKKEAEEEIKGSRKELKDEQLRLDRKLDKVHDELNDLKKKESGLQAREKMINSREQAVVEREKELSSLIDQQRYELENISGITREQAKERLMDSIESEARMDAAKRLSRIENEMKLEADRKGKNILALAIARYAGDYVADKTVSMVPLPSDEMKGRIIGREGRNIRAIEAATGIDIIIDDTPEAVILSGFNPIRREVARQSLIQLISDGRIHPARIEEVVAKVTGELDVEIKEVGEQATFDVNAHGVHVELVNLIGRLKYRTSYGQNILQHSLEVAFLCGVMAAELGLDVKKAKRAGLLHDIGKAVDHEVEGSHAMIGRDLVKKYGEADDIVYAVGAHHEDLPPKSVLDVLVQSADALSGARPGARKEMLQSYVKRLEDLEHIANAFEGVDKSYAVQAGRDLRIIVDSQKVHDDDAMLLSRDIAKSIEEQLTYPGQIRVTVIRETRAVEYAK is encoded by the coding sequence ATGATGATGAGCGGTGTGGCAGTACTTCTCTTTGTTCTGGCATTAATAGCCGGGGTAGCTGTCGGTTTTGTGCTGAGAAAGAAGTTTGTTGAAGGGAACCAGGCGGACATTGAGGGGCAGGGGCGCCTGATTGTAGAAAATGCTATTCAGGAAGCTGAGCAGATCAAGAAAGAGCGTTTGCTTCAGGTCAAAGAGGAAATTTATCAGTCAAAAAAAGAAGCTGAAGAGGAAATAAAGGGGTCCCGTAAAGAGCTCAAAGATGAACAGCTCAGGCTTGATCGGAAGCTTGATAAAGTCCATGATGAACTCAATGATCTGAAGAAGAAAGAGTCGGGACTTCAAGCAAGAGAAAAAATGATCAACAGTCGTGAACAGGCTGTTGTTGAACGGGAAAAGGAACTGAGCTCCCTTATTGATCAGCAGCGTTACGAGCTGGAGAATATTTCTGGGATAACCCGTGAGCAGGCCAAAGAGCGGCTTATGGATTCCATAGAGAGCGAAGCGCGGATGGATGCGGCCAAGCGTTTGAGCCGTATTGAAAATGAGATGAAGCTTGAGGCTGACCGGAAAGGTAAGAATATCCTCGCGTTGGCCATTGCCCGCTATGCCGGTGATTATGTTGCCGATAAAACAGTATCCATGGTACCGCTCCCTAGCGATGAGATGAAGGGACGGATTATTGGTCGTGAAGGTCGGAATATTCGAGCGATCGAGGCGGCAACCGGGATTGACATTATTATTGATGACACCCCGGAGGCAGTGATCCTTTCCGGTTTTAACCCTATCCGGCGCGAAGTGGCTCGCCAATCGCTGATCCAACTGATCTCCGACGGCAGAATTCATCCTGCCCGGATTGAAGAAGTGGTTGCCAAAGTGACTGGCGAGCTGGATGTAGAGATTAAAGAGGTTGGTGAGCAGGCCACCTTTGACGTCAATGCCCATGGTGTACATGTGGAATTGGTGAATCTGATCGGTCGGTTGAAATACCGGACCAGCTACGGTCAGAATATTTTACAGCATTCTCTGGAAGTAGCCTTTCTCTGCGGTGTTATGGCGGCGGAACTGGGCCTGGATGTGAAAAAGGCCAAGCGGGCCGGTTTGCTTCATGATATCGGCAAGGCCGTGGACCACGAAGTGGAAGGCTCCCATGCGATGATCGGGCGTGATCTGGTGAAAAAATACGGTGAGGCCGATGATATTGTTTATGCCGTGGGTGCCCATCATGAGGATCTTCCACCTAAAAGCGTTCTTGATGTCTTGGTGCAATCAGCGGATGCCCTGTCAGGAGCCCGTCCAGGTGCCCGGAAAGAGATGCTGCAGAGCTATGTGAAGCGTTTGGAAGATCTTGAACATATAGCTAATGCATTTGAAGGGGTTGATAAATCCTATGCTGTGCAGGCGGGCCGTGATTTGCGGATTATCGTGGACAGCCAAAAAGTGCATGATGATGATGCCATGCTGTTGAGTCGTGATATTGCCAAGTCCATTGAGGAGCAATTGACCTATCCGGGACAGATTAGAGTGACGGTGATTCGGGAAACCCGAGCTGTCGAGTACGCGAAATAA
- a CDS encoding cell division protein ZapA, whose product MEERLIKFTLYGQEFSFYSDVPDDEVREAVSVLRQELGEPEETGPTTTVPSSALLVLACLRIAARHVSLQREFDEFYAERKKYKGSNEVISRLIEQVATALNK is encoded by the coding sequence ATGGAAGAGCGCCTTATCAAGTTTACCCTTTATGGGCAGGAATTTTCGTTCTATAGCGATGTGCCTGATGACGAGGTGCGAGAGGCAGTTTCCGTATTGCGTCAGGAGTTGGGTGAGCCAGAGGAGACCGGTCCGACAACGACGGTCCCATCCAGTGCCCTGTTGGTTCTGGCGTGTTTGCGGATAGCAGCTCGGCATGTGAGCTTGCAACGGGAATTTGATGAATTTTATGCTGAGCGAAAAAAATATAAAGGGAGTAATGAGGTGATTTCAAGGCTTATTGAGCAAGTAGCGACAGCTTTGAATAAATGA
- a CDS encoding cell division protein ZapB, with product MDNEEFVRLEQLVETLIDNYSGLKDKYRVLKEKLRESEDERELVKMELAELQEQRSEVGRRVSGLLGRIEQWESEHVGEHTEVGQGEEETDELSGSDVPVSY from the coding sequence ATGGATAACGAAGAGTTTGTTCGCCTCGAACAGCTTGTCGAGACCTTGATTGATAATTATAGTGGTTTGAAAGATAAGTATCGTGTTCTTAAAGAGAAACTTCGTGAGAGTGAAGACGAACGCGAACTTGTAAAGATGGAGCTTGCCGAATTGCAGGAACAACGTTCAGAAGTAGGTCGTCGAGTATCCGGCCTGCTTGGGCGAATAGAGCAATGGGAGTCTGAGCACGTCGGTGAGCATACGGAGGTTGGGCAAGGGGAAGAAGAAACTGACGAGCTCTCGGGTTCAGATGTCCCTGTGAGTTACTGA
- a CDS encoding 8-oxo-dGTP diphosphatase: MYTPIVGTLGYILSPDAEKVLLVHRNARADDQHLGKYNGLGGKMQADEDVQSCMVREIREEAGIVCRDMQLRGTISWPGFGPDGEHWLGFIFLITSFVGVPRTCNEEGELAWHQLDQLGELPMWEGDRYFLPLVFDKDPFPFHGHMPYEKGRPVSWHFSR; the protein is encoded by the coding sequence ATGTATACACCTATTGTGGGAACACTCGGCTATATCCTTTCTCCGGATGCAGAAAAGGTATTGCTTGTCCATCGCAATGCCCGAGCAGATGATCAGCATCTTGGGAAGTACAACGGCCTTGGTGGCAAGATGCAGGCTGATGAGGATGTACAGAGCTGCATGGTCCGGGAGATCAGGGAAGAGGCCGGTATTGTCTGCCGAGATATGCAGCTGCGCGGTACAATCAGTTGGCCCGGCTTCGGACCCGACGGAGAGCACTGGCTGGGGTTTATTTTTTTGATTACCTCCTTTGTTGGGGTTCCGCGAACATGCAACGAGGAAGGCGAGCTTGCTTGGCACCAGTTGGACCAGCTGGGAGAGCTTCCAATGTGGGAAGGAGATCGATATTTTCTTCCCCTGGTCTTTGACAAAGATCCCTTCCCTTTTCATGGACATATGCCCTATGAAAAAGGACGGCCTGTGAGCTGGCATTTTTCTCGCTAG
- a CDS encoding helix-turn-helix domain-containing protein codes for MKNIEKFCLPKIQEYSPEQIVSIRKKFKLSQAALASIFNISPSTVRKWEQSDKKPAGASRKLLDIIERKGIEALI; via the coding sequence ATGAAGAACATAGAAAAGTTCTGCCTGCCGAAAATTCAGGAGTATAGCCCAGAACAGATTGTATCAATCAGAAAAAAATTCAAATTGAGTCAGGCGGCACTGGCCAGCATTTTCAATATCAGCCCGTCTACTGTCCGAAAATGGGAGCAAAGCGACAAGAAACCTGCCGGTGCATCAAGAAAGTTGCTGGATATTATAGAAAGAAAAGGGATTGAAGCCTTGATCTGA
- a CDS encoding PDDEXK nuclease domain-containing protein, whose amino-acid sequence MNKIEIPKQFNEIITLIRDAKSRVLSTANAELISLYWRTGQYINKRLSSEEWGKKTIEQLAEYIRAQEPGIKGFERRNLYRMRQFYETYPDFQIVSPVVTQLSWSNNLIILSRCKTEEERSFYLNLALAERYSKRELERQINSGVFERTLLSDNKFSGAGRKLPEAARGVFKDAYVFDFLNLPPIHSEKDLQKALLASLKDFILELGRDFTFISQEYRIQVGNSDFFIDLLFYHRDLRCLIAFELKTDKFRPEYLGQLEFYLEALDRDVKKDHENVSIGILLCRDKDDEVVEYALSRSLSPSIVAEYETKLIPKEILRKKINEFYELLDAHEGAGHPLGKDDMLRNQPESSEE is encoded by the coding sequence ATGAATAAAATAGAAATTCCGAAGCAGTTCAATGAAATCATTACTCTTATCAGAGATGCAAAATCTCGGGTTCTCTCTACGGCCAACGCTGAGTTGATCTCTCTGTACTGGCGGACGGGGCAATATATCAACAAACGCCTGTCTTCGGAGGAATGGGGTAAAAAGACCATTGAGCAGCTTGCGGAGTACATTCGGGCACAGGAGCCGGGAATAAAAGGCTTCGAGCGGCGTAACCTCTACCGAATGCGTCAATTTTACGAAACATACCCTGATTTCCAAATTGTGTCCCCGGTGGTGACACAATTATCTTGGTCGAATAATCTGATTATCCTGTCCCGATGCAAGACTGAGGAAGAGCGTTCTTTTTATCTCAATCTCGCACTCGCAGAGAGATATTCCAAAAGAGAGCTGGAGCGTCAGATAAACAGCGGTGTTTTTGAAAGAACGTTACTGTCGGACAATAAATTTTCCGGGGCAGGTCGAAAACTGCCGGAGGCTGCTCGCGGTGTATTCAAAGATGCATATGTTTTTGATTTTTTAAACCTTCCGCCCATTCACTCGGAAAAGGATCTGCAAAAGGCTCTTCTGGCTTCTCTGAAAGATTTTATTCTTGAACTGGGACGAGATTTCACTTTCATCAGTCAGGAATACCGGATACAGGTCGGCAACAGCGATTTTTTCATCGACCTTCTTTTTTATCATCGGGATCTCAGATGCTTGATTGCTTTTGAGCTGAAAACGGATAAATTCAGGCCTGAGTATCTCGGACAGCTAGAGTTTTATCTGGAAGCCTTAGACAGGGATGTTAAAAAGGATCATGAGAACGTCAGTATAGGCATTTTGCTCTGTCGAGATAAAGATGACGAGGTGGTTGAATACGCATTGAGTCGCTCTTTAAGCCCGTCGATAGTTGCCGAATATGAGACGAAGTTAATTCCCAAGGAGATATTGCGAAAGAAAATAAATGAATTTTATGAACTGCTTGACGCGCACGAGGGGGCAGGACACCCCCTGGGAAAAGACGATATGCTCCGTAATCAACCGGAATCGAGTGAAGAATGA
- a CDS encoding AAA family ATPase: MGLLPGIFQQGHQERADNNLILNNYDTTMLNFITIKNVANYDSQGIQLDNLKKINFIYGANGTGKTTISNFLDDQSSNNFNHCQVTWKHGISLKCQVYNKSFRERNFGKGEIAGVFTLGQAAKQDTELIKQKEEQLAALKEEGEKKKETLQKQIRTKEEKEIELREFLWKSVYKKYEGTFKEAFRGSINKEKFQQTLISALKKGKRELPTHEELEKKYKTIFGKTQQKINSIPTIKYDRLVKMEEDDIWKKKIIGKKDVEIAKIIQLLNIDDWVNQGRNFIKESKICPFCQQETITESFREQIEHFFDETYTQLIDNIKSLSVEYIKYIDDINIILSQIETTEKSDENSKLNLDLFSTHLRSAVSQLSENKELLSIKLKEPSRVIELRSTHVDLDALSTLIDSANDEISKHNKIVSNYNRERDQLILDIWELIAKENKLEIEDRENKITGLQQGINNLEKELSEKRESYSKVNNEIKELNRNITGVQSAVDEINNTLRYYSFTNFEIVPSNLLENHYQIRREDGSLAESTLSEGEITFITFLYFLQLAKGSKYKEKVSYERILVVDDPISSLDSNILFVVSTMLKQVIRDIKSGTGNVKQLILLTHNVYFHKEVSFIDGRTKEDKYTNYWILRKNNNTAFLQSFNMKNPIKSSYELLWQELKDKENSSCISLQNTMRRIIENYFKILGKYGDDDLIKKFSSKEEQEICRSLISWINDGSHSINDDLFIEYQSKTIDNYLSVFEKIFVLTDHKGHYDMMMGPAVSTCNWAV, from the coding sequence TTGGGATTATTGCCGGGGATATTCCAGCAAGGCCATCAAGAGAGAGCAGACAATAACCTTATTTTAAATAATTACGATACAACCATGCTTAACTTCATAACCATTAAGAACGTTGCCAATTATGACTCTCAAGGTATTCAGCTCGATAATTTAAAAAAAATTAATTTTATATATGGGGCCAATGGAACAGGAAAAACTACCATCTCGAATTTTTTAGACGACCAGTCCAGCAACAACTTCAATCATTGCCAAGTGACTTGGAAGCATGGCATTTCTCTCAAGTGTCAAGTTTATAATAAAAGCTTCCGAGAGCGAAATTTTGGAAAGGGCGAAATTGCGGGAGTATTCACTTTAGGACAGGCCGCGAAGCAAGATACTGAACTTATAAAACAAAAAGAAGAACAGCTTGCAGCATTGAAAGAGGAGGGGGAGAAAAAAAAGGAAACGTTACAAAAGCAAATTAGAACGAAAGAAGAAAAAGAAATTGAATTAAGGGAGTTTCTTTGGAAGTCCGTATATAAAAAGTATGAGGGAACTTTTAAGGAAGCATTCAGGGGTTCTATAAATAAAGAAAAATTCCAACAAACATTGATATCTGCTTTGAAGAAAGGCAAACGCGAACTTCCAACGCATGAAGAATTAGAAAAAAAATACAAAACTATTTTTGGCAAAACTCAACAAAAAATTAATTCGATTCCAACAATAAAGTACGATAGATTAGTTAAAATGGAAGAAGATGACATATGGAAAAAAAAGATAATTGGAAAAAAAGATGTAGAAATAGCAAAAATTATTCAATTGCTAAATATTGATGATTGGGTTAACCAAGGAAGAAATTTCATTAAAGAAAGTAAAATTTGCCCTTTCTGCCAACAGGAAACAATTACTGAATCATTCAGAGAACAGATAGAGCATTTTTTTGATGAAACCTATACACAATTAATAGATAACATTAAATCACTAAGCGTAGAATATATAAAATATATCGATGATATAAATATAATTTTAAGCCAAATAGAAACAACAGAAAAATCCGATGAAAATAGTAAACTAAACCTCGATCTATTTTCGACACACTTGAGAAGTGCTGTTAGCCAATTATCTGAAAACAAAGAATTGTTAAGTATTAAACTTAAAGAACCAAGTAGAGTAATTGAACTTCGTTCAACACATGTTGATTTAGATGCACTATCTACCCTTATCGACTCAGCTAACGATGAAATAAGCAAGCACAATAAAATTGTATCAAACTATAACAGAGAAAGAGACCAACTAATTCTAGACATATGGGAATTAATAGCAAAAGAGAACAAATTAGAGATAGAGGATCGAGAAAATAAAATTACTGGACTTCAACAAGGAATAAATAATTTAGAAAAAGAACTCTCTGAAAAACGAGAGTCTTATTCAAAGGTTAACAACGAGATAAAAGAATTAAATCGAAATATAACCGGAGTGCAATCTGCCGTTGACGAAATTAACAATACACTTCGTTATTATTCTTTTACAAATTTCGAAATCGTGCCCTCAAATTTATTGGAAAATCATTATCAAATAAGAAGAGAAGATGGAAGCCTAGCTGAATCAACGCTGAGCGAGGGCGAAATAACATTTATTACATTTTTATATTTTCTACAATTAGCTAAAGGATCAAAATATAAAGAAAAAGTATCTTACGAACGAATATTGGTAGTCGACGATCCAATATCAAGTCTTGATAGTAATATTTTGTTTGTAGTTAGCACGATGCTGAAACAAGTTATACGTGATATTAAATCTGGAACTGGAAACGTAAAACAACTAATATTATTAACACATAATGTTTATTTCCACAAAGAAGTCTCGTTTATTGATGGCAGAACGAAGGAAGACAAATACACAAATTATTGGATATTAAGAAAAAATAACAATACCGCTTTCCTGCAATCATTTAACATGAAAAACCCTATTAAATCATCTTACGAACTGTTATGGCAAGAATTGAAAGACAAAGAAAATAGTTCTTGTATTTCTTTACAAAATACCATGAGAAGAATTATTGAAAATTACTTCAAAATATTGGGAAAATATGGCGATGATGACCTGATTAAAAAATTTTCTTCAAAAGAAGAGCAAGAGATTTGCAGGTCGCTTATTTCATGGATCAATGACGGATCTCATAGTATAAATGACGACCTATTTATTGAATATCAATCAAAAACAATTGATAATTATTTATCAGTATTTGAAAAAATATTTGTCTTAACTGATCATAAAGGACATTATGACATGATGATGGGTCCCGCAGTTAGCACTTGTAATTGGGCAGTTTGA